TTGCGGGGCCTCATCGCACACGAGCCACCGCTCTTTTCGCTGCTCGGCGGTGACGCCGCCGTTGCGCCGATGCTAGAGGAGATCAGGCAGAGGGTTGGGGCCGTGGTCGAGCGGATCGCCTTGGGCGATCATGCCGGCGCCGCCGAACAGTTCGCCGACACGGTCGCGCTCGGACCAGGTACGTGGGCTCGACTGCCGCGTGAGGTCCGGCAGACCATGACCGACAACGCACCGACCTTTCTCGATGAGGCACAAGATCCCGAGCAGATCGTTTTCGATCTCGAGTGGGTACAGGAGTTTTCCCGGCCCGTTCTTCTCACGATGGGCGACCAGAGCCCGCCCACCTTCGGGCCGGTCGTTCGCAAGCTGGCTCAGGCAATGCCTCACGCCGAGGTCCGGACGTTTCCGGGGGCTGGCCACATCCCACATGTCACCCACCCGGACGCCTATGCCGAGGCCATTCTTGCCTTTGTCCGCAAATACTCATGATCGTCTACCAGTAAGAGTCACTTCTGCCTCATAGGGTCTCGAAAAGGGTGGCGAATGATTGTGCGGTGTGCCGGACGAGGCAAACGCCACCGACCGGATTTGTCGAGACCGAATCCTGCTCCTTCGACCCTTTCCAGTACCTGCAGCGGACAGGCCAGAAGCAGCGCGGGGCTCACGCGGACTGTTCTGCCACTTCTCGCCAGAAGGAAATCCTGCCATGAGCACAAAAACACTCTCTGAACGTCTTGGCGGCTATGATGCCATCTCTGCCGTGACCAACAACGGGCGTCGGCTCGCGTACCAACTTTATTGAGCTGGCATCACGCTCGGCACATCGCTTTGTAAGACGATGCCGACCCCACCGCCGCCTTTCTGACGCTCGAGCTCCCGATTGATCCTGAGCGCCATGAGCTCGATGCGAAGATCGTTCCAGACCTTTGCAATACGATCAAATTGTTCAGCCGACGAACCCAAGCGGCTTGCCAAGGTTTCCATCTGCTTCATCCGTTCGGCATACGTCTTCTCAATCGCCCCCAGCTTTAATCGCTCCTGTTCGAGTTCATGCTTGAGGGTCTCAGCCTCCTTCTTGGCGGCCTGATAGGTGCTACTGCTCACGCAGCCGGAGACAGACACGGCGGCAAACCCCAGCAGGACCAACAGCGACAGGAGCCATACGGCCCGAGACATTGTATCCATGGTCCACCCTCCTCAGATCGGACAGGTCACCACATAATCTCCGCCGCTATTTCATCGCGCCTGCCCCACTCGCCTCGTGGGCTTGAAGCGGCCTGAACCGCTTCTTCATTTCCTCGACGACCCGGAGGCGGTCCTTGAGCGCCGCCTCCTCCAGTTCATAATTTCCCATCAGCGTCTCCGTGAGCGACCGCACCTCCGTCCCCAGCGCCGTAACCAGCGGCGGAAATTGCTCAATTCGTCCCTTGACGCCGGAGACGGCCTGCTGGACGCTCTGGAGCTGTGTCGTGATCTCTCCAGTCATCGACTCAATCTTGCCGGACTGGTCTTGCATTTTGGTCGCGTAGCCCTCGATGGTCTTCCTCGTGCTGGTGGTGACGGTGCTGAGTTCATGCAAAATTTGCCCATTCATCACCTCCTGCTCCTTCAGCAATTCCAGCGCCGATCTCGTATCGAGTTGGAAGGTGCCGACCTGGGCGCGGAGATTTTCCAACTCACCCTTGAAGGATTTGACCTGCTCGCGCAGGCTACCGGTCTCCGCCCGCATGGTCCTGGTCTGGGCGTCCAACTTCTTGCTCAGTTCCAGATTCAGCATCTCCAGATCCGAGGACGTGGCACAGCCTGCCGCCAGCCACGACAGAACAACGCCGGTTCCGACCAACAGGAGAGCACTTCGGGATCGTTGTTTCATAACCCACCTCCCCTGGTAAAGCGATATAGATCATCCTACTCACCGTTTGAGAGCGGGTGCCAAGTGGGAGAACT
The DNA window shown above is from Nitrospira tepida and carries:
- a CDS encoding alpha/beta fold hydrolase, yielding MAIASINGVRLFYELTGGGEIPLVLVHGSWDSHHDWDLLVPHLTKSCRVLTYDRRGHSQSERLPGQGSVREDVADLAALIEELRLAPAWIAGNSFGASITLRLAGERPDLLRGLIAHEPPLFSLLGGDAAVAPMLEEIRQRVGAVVERIALGDHAGAAEQFADTVALGPGTWARLPREVRQTMTDNAPTFLDEAQDPEQIVFDLEWVQEFSRPVLLTMGDQSPPTFGPVVRKLAQAMPHAEVRTFPGAGHIPHVTHPDAYAEAILAFVRKYS